Genomic segment of Arachnia propionica:
GCCCTGCACATCCGTGGGGTCTGTCCGATAAACGGTGTGTAGGGTCCGGCGGTTTTCATCAGTGAGTGGTTCGGTCGAACCGTCCAGCGAAGGTGATTGCGAACGTGTTGAGTGCGGGCTTCCACCTGATCACCCAGCGTGCCCGGCCCCCGCCGGTGGGGTCAAGGGAGCGGGTCACCAGGTACAGGCACTTCAACGCGGCTTGCTCGTTGGGGAAGTGCCCACGGGCCCGCACGGCCCGGCGGTACCTCGCGTTGATGGACTCGATGGCGTTGGTCGTGCAGATCACCTTCCGGATCTCCACGTCGTAGGCCAGGAACGGTACGATACTGCGCCCACGCGTTGCGCCACAGCTGCACGATCGCCGGATACCGGTCGCCCCACTCGGTGGCGAACTCGGCAAACCGGTCCTTGGCCGCTTGCTTGGACGGGGCCGTGTACACCGGTTTGAGGGACTTCACGATCGCGTCGCGGTGCTGCCGGCCGGCGTAGCGGAAGCTGTTGCGGATCAGGTGGATGATGCACTGCTGCACGACCGTGTGTTCCCAGGTCGTGTTGATCGCCTCAGGGAGTCCCTTCAACCCGTCACACACCGCGATCATCACCTCGACGATGCCTCGGTTCTTCAACTCCGAAAAGATCTGCAGCCAGAACCGGGCACCCTCAGCACCGTCACCAGCCCAGATGCCGAGGATGTCGCGTTCCCCGTTCATCGTGACACCCATGACAACGTAGAACGGGGTGTTACGGACTTGACCGTCGCGGACCTTCACCACGATCGCGTCGACGAAGATCACCGGGTAGACAGGATCCAACGGCCGACTCGACCACTCGGCGAGCTCACCGACGATCTTCTCGGTGATCCGGCTGATGGTGTCCTTCGACACCCTCGCTCCGTACACCTCCTCGAAGTGGGCAGCGACTTCACCGGTGGTCAGCCCGCGGGCGGTCAACGACAACACGATCTGATCGATGCCGTCCAAACGTCGCTTCCGTTTCGGGACGATGATCGGCTCGAAGGAGCCGTCACGATCACGGGGTACCTCGATCTCGACCGGCCCGATCTCGGTCAACACCGTCTTGACGCGGGTGCCGTTGCGCATGTTCGCCTCGATCGGCGTGCCACCGTGCTCGTGACCCAGATGCTCGGTCAACTCGGCGTTCAACGCCGCCTCCAGGACGTTCCTTGGTGAGCTGGTTCAACAACCCTCCCGGGCCGACCAGACTCACCCCCTGTTCCCTGGCCTGCGCCAGCAGACGCTCGGCCAGGTCCTTCTGATCGATGATCTCTCCGGTCACGGGATCGATCATCTCGTCTTCCATCATGTCGGTCGTGTCAGCCACGGCCGTCTCCTCTCGGATCAGGCCGGACCTCACACACCGTTAATCAGACAGTCCCCAGGGGATTGGCGAAGCCGGTGGGTGAGGGCAGTTGAGCTGATGTGCCGGGCTGGTGTGTCGTTGTGATGGCGTACCCAAGGGGTCACTGCGAAGTGGATCACTGGCCGAGGTCACTATCTATTTGACGGTCAAGGGGAACCAGAAAGCTCTGCAATGCGCCTTGAAAGACCTGCCCCTGCCCCGTCATGTGCAGCACTTCAGGGTCAGGTCGGGTTGAAGGTGGCGACCGGCTGGTTCGTGAAACGGGAGTAGTGGCCCTGGAAGAGGGCGTCGATCTTGTCGAGCTGGCCGTTGCGGTGCTTGAGGATGTGGAAGGCCGCCTGGCCGCGTTCCTCGTCGGTGGGGTTCTGGGTGTAGAGCTCGGGGCGGTGCAGCATGATCACGATGTCGGCGTCCTGTTCGAGGGACCCGGATTCGCGCAGGTCGGCGAGCTGCGGCACCCCGTCCTTGCGCTGCTCGGCGTTGCGGCTGAGCTGCGACAGCGCGATCACCGGCACCTCCAGCTCCTTGGCGAGAAGCTTGATCTGGCGCGAGAACTCCGAGACCTCCAGCTGCCGGGACTCCACCTTCTTGCCCGAGGTCATCAGCTGGATGTAATCGATGCAGATCAGCTGGAGGTTGTTGCGCTGTTTGAGGCGACGGGCCTTGGCGCGGATCTCCATCATCGTCAGGTTGGGGGAGTCGTCGATGAACAGCGGTTTCCCGGAGAGAGTGACGGAGCGGTCGGTGATGCGCTGCCAGTCGTTCTCGTCCATGCGCCCGCCGCGGATCTTCTGCAGCGGCACCGAGGCCTCCGCGCTCAGGATCTTCATCACGATCTCGGTGCGGCTCATCTCCAGGGAGAAGAACACCGTGGCCAGGTCGTGGTGGATGGCGGCGGCGCGGCAGACGTCGAGGGCGAAGGTGGACTTTCCCACGCCGGGGCGGGCAGCGACGATGATCATCTGGCCGGGGTGGAGGCCGTTGGTCAGGGAGTCGAGCTCGTTGAAACCGGTTGGCACCCCGGACAGGGCATCGCCGGAGTTCGCGATGGCCTCCATCTCGTCGAAGGTGGGTTCCATCAGGTCGTTGAGCGACTGGTAGTCCTCGCTGGCCCTGGAACCCGTCACCTCGAACAGCGTCTGCTGGGCCTCGTCGACGATCTTGTCCACCTCGCCCTGCCCCTGGTAGCCGAGCTGCGCGATCCGGATCGAGGCGTTGACGAGGCGTCGCAGGATGGCCTTCTCGCGCACGATCTCCGCGTAGTAGGAGGCGTTGGCGGCGATGGAGATGGTGGCGAGGAGGTCGTGGAGGTAGACGGCCCCGCCGACGCGCTGGAGGTCGCCGGTGCGGCCCAGTTCGGCGGCGACGGTGATGGGGTCGGCGGGCTCGCCGCGGCCGTAGAGGCTGATGATCGACTCGAAGATGGTT
This window contains:
- the dnaB gene encoding replicative DNA helicase — protein: MSEEYAEESVGRTPPQDLQAEQSVLGAMLMSKDAISDVVEVLRGSDFYQPKHETIFESIISLYGRGEPADPITVAAELGRTGDLQRVGGAVYLHDLLATISIAANASYYAEIVREKAILRRLVNASIRIAQLGYQGQGEVDKIVDEAQQTLFEVTGSRASEDYQSLNDLMEPTFDEMEAIANSGDALSGVPTGFNELDSLTNGLHPGQMIIVAARPGVGKSTFALDVCRAAAIHHDLATVFFSLEMSRTEIVMKILSAEASVPLQKIRGGRMDENDWQRITDRSVTLSGKPLFIDDSPNLTMMEIRAKARRLKQRNNLQLICIDYIQLMTSGKKVESRQLEVSEFSRQIKLLAKELEVPVIALSQLSRNAEQRKDGVPQLADLRESGSLEQDADIVIMLHRPELYTQNPTDEERGQAAFHILKHRNGQLDKIDALFQGHYSRFTNQPVATFNPT